One Streptomyces sp. NBC_01237 genomic region harbors:
- a CDS encoding GNAT family N-acetyltransferase: MDTAPARDSHRLTFRDATEDDVPALVTLIESAYRGDSSRTGWTTEADILQGQRTDEDGVRAVVTAPSGRLLVVERDGALIACCQLEHRGEAAYFGMFAVRPGLQGAGLGKEIIAEAERTVREDWGVSEMHMTVISVREELIAWYERRGYRRTGKLTPFPYGDERFGIPQRSDLAFELLVKGL; this comes from the coding sequence ATGGACACCGCCCCGGCCCGCGACTCGCACCGGCTCACCTTCCGCGACGCGACCGAGGACGATGTCCCGGCTCTCGTGACCCTGATCGAGTCCGCCTACCGCGGCGACTCCAGCCGGACCGGCTGGACCACCGAGGCGGACATCCTCCAGGGGCAGCGGACCGACGAGGACGGGGTGCGCGCGGTCGTCACCGCACCCTCCGGCCGACTGCTCGTGGTCGAGCGCGACGGCGCGCTCATCGCCTGCTGCCAGCTCGAACACCGTGGCGAGGCCGCGTACTTCGGAATGTTCGCCGTCCGGCCCGGACTCCAGGGCGCCGGTCTCGGCAAGGAGATCATCGCCGAGGCGGAGCGCACGGTCCGGGAGGACTGGGGCGTGAGCGAGATGCACATGACGGTGATATCCGTGCGTGAGGAACTGATCGCCTGGTACGAGCGCCGCGGCTACCGCCGTACCGGAAAGCTCACCCCGTTCCCGTACGGCGACGAGCGCTTCGGTATCCCGCAGCGCTCGGACCTGGCCTTCGAGCTGCTGGTGAAGGGCCTGTAG
- a CDS encoding DUF6421 family protein: protein MTEILVHDAAEGAITTAQRVVEHPAWPALKDAVEEIRPWQSKDGSIDFEAEGAPAPSTATAAVDRVISAVEELAPLLPHDAAYHRALVSDLRRWAADGFRVPDFLDSLLAFQPAKDRVDGLQHLVVFAMYTQNGNPDRNLEAVVLRMVWPEWLADLEATRYDNPLFCGITFEDFTAGYDTNSAVLFPETIAVREAPERFSWGGIFCDREAARFRRVTEASVDILGVELPEDIREMVGDQRRCEQAFVLWDMVHDRTHSHGDLPFDPFMIKQRQPFWMYGLEELRCDLTAFKEAVKLEADGFGQGRDVQYAVLFDRMFRFPVTGERVRNYDGLGGQLLFAYLHKHDVVRWTDNTLKIDWERAPQVTNQLCAEIEKLYRDGIDRPKLVHWFAAYDLVATYLAPHPGSRWAKGPDALDLAQPPRKLVDDVLPDEFPLSMFYEALSKKLKNVIASTKGITATNAEQAAA, encoded by the coding sequence ATGACGGAAATTCTTGTGCACGACGCCGCCGAAGGTGCGATAACTACTGCCCAGCGGGTGGTCGAGCACCCGGCCTGGCCCGCGCTCAAGGATGCCGTGGAGGAGATCCGGCCCTGGCAGTCCAAGGACGGCTCCATCGACTTCGAGGCCGAGGGCGCCCCTGCGCCGTCGACGGCCACCGCGGCCGTCGACCGGGTGATCAGCGCGGTCGAGGAGCTCGCCCCGCTGCTCCCGCACGACGCCGCGTATCACCGCGCCCTCGTCTCGGACCTGCGCCGCTGGGCCGCGGACGGCTTCCGGGTCCCCGACTTCCTGGACTCCCTGCTCGCCTTCCAGCCCGCCAAGGACCGCGTCGACGGCCTCCAGCACCTGGTCGTCTTCGCGATGTACACGCAGAACGGCAACCCGGACCGCAACCTCGAAGCGGTCGTGCTGCGGATGGTGTGGCCCGAGTGGCTGGCCGACCTCGAAGCCACCCGCTACGACAACCCGCTCTTCTGCGGCATCACCTTCGAGGACTTCACCGCCGGCTACGACACCAACTCCGCGGTGCTCTTCCCGGAGACCATCGCCGTGCGCGAGGCCCCCGAGCGCTTCAGCTGGGGCGGCATCTTCTGCGACCGCGAGGCCGCCCGCTTCCGCCGGGTCACCGAGGCGTCCGTCGACATTCTCGGCGTGGAGCTGCCCGAGGACATCCGCGAGATGGTCGGCGACCAGCGACGCTGCGAGCAGGCGTTCGTGCTCTGGGACATGGTCCACGACCGCACCCACAGCCATGGGGACCTGCCGTTCGACCCCTTCATGATCAAGCAGCGGCAGCCGTTCTGGATGTACGGCCTGGAGGAGCTGCGCTGCGATCTCACCGCCTTCAAGGAGGCCGTGAAGCTGGAGGCCGACGGCTTCGGCCAGGGGCGGGACGTGCAGTACGCCGTGCTGTTCGACCGGATGTTCCGGTTCCCCGTCACCGGTGAGCGCGTCCGCAACTACGACGGCCTGGGCGGCCAGCTGCTCTTCGCCTACCTCCACAAGCACGACGTCGTCCGCTGGACCGACAACACCCTGAAGATCGACTGGGAGCGGGCCCCGCAGGTCACCAACCAGCTCTGTGCCGAGATCGAGAAGCTCTACCGCGACGGCATCGACCGCCCCAAGCTGGTCCACTGGTTCGCCGCGTACGACCTGGTCGCGACCTATCTCGCCCCGCACCCCGGCTCCCGCTGGGCCAAGGGTCCGGACGCCCTGGACCTCGCCCAGCCGCCGCGCAAGCTCGTCGACGACGTGCTTCCGGACGAGTTTCCCCTCAGCATGTTCTATGAGGCGCTGTCCAAGAAACTGAAGAACGTGATCGCCTCCACCAAGGGGATCACCGCGACGAATGCCGAGCAGGCAGCCGCGTGA
- a CDS encoding threonine aldolase family protein has protein sequence MADPATVRTDARRHHDPQVRGFASDNYAGAHPEVMAALALANGGHQVAYGEDDYTGHLQRVMHSHFGATAEAFPVFNGTGANVVALQALTDRWGAVICAESAHINVDEGGAPERMGGLKLLTVPTPDGKLTPELIDRQAFGWDDEHRAMPQVVSITQNTELGTVYTPDEIRAICDHAHERGMKVHLDGARIANAAASLDVPMRTFTNTVGVDVLSFGGTKNGALFGEAVVVLNPDSVRAMKHLRKLSMQLASKMRFVSVQLEALLARDLWLRNARHANAMAQRLADGVRTVDGVEILYPVQANAVFARLPHDVSERLQKRFRFYFWDETAGDVRWMCAFDTTEDDVDAFLQALKEEMAK, from the coding sequence GTGGCTGACCCCGCAACCGTAAGGACCGACGCTCGACGTCATCACGACCCGCAGGTGCGCGGCTTCGCCAGCGACAACTACGCGGGCGCGCACCCGGAGGTCATGGCGGCCCTCGCCCTCGCCAACGGCGGCCACCAGGTCGCCTACGGCGAGGACGACTACACCGGCCATCTCCAGCGGGTCATGCACAGCCACTTCGGGGCCACCGCCGAAGCGTTCCCGGTCTTCAACGGCACCGGAGCCAACGTCGTCGCCCTCCAGGCGCTGACCGACCGCTGGGGCGCCGTGATCTGCGCCGAGTCCGCGCACATCAACGTGGACGAGGGCGGCGCCCCGGAACGGATGGGCGGCCTGAAGCTGCTCACCGTGCCGACCCCGGACGGCAAGCTGACACCCGAGCTCATCGACCGGCAGGCGTTCGGCTGGGACGACGAGCACCGGGCGATGCCGCAGGTCGTCTCGATCACCCAGAACACCGAGCTGGGCACGGTCTACACGCCGGACGAGATCCGCGCGATCTGCGACCACGCCCATGAGCGCGGCATGAAGGTGCACCTCGACGGCGCCCGGATAGCCAACGCCGCCGCGTCGCTGGACGTACCGATGCGTACGTTCACCAACACCGTCGGCGTCGATGTGCTGTCCTTCGGCGGCACGAAGAACGGTGCCCTCTTCGGCGAGGCCGTCGTCGTGCTCAACCCCGACTCGGTCCGTGCGATGAAGCACCTGCGCAAGCTGTCGATGCAGCTCGCCTCCAAGATGCGCTTCGTCTCCGTGCAACTGGAGGCGCTGCTCGCGCGTGACCTCTGGCTGCGCAACGCCCGCCACGCCAACGCGATGGCGCAGCGGCTCGCCGACGGGGTCAGGACGGTCGACGGGGTGGAGATCCTGTATCCCGTCCAGGCCAACGCCGTCTTCGCGCGGCTGCCGCACGACGTCAGCGAGCGGCTGCAGAAGCGCTTCCGGTTCTACTTCTGGGACGAGACCGCCGGTGACGTCCGGTGGATGTGCGCCTTCGACACCACCGAGGACGACGTCGACGCGTTCCTGCAGGCGCTCAAGGAAGAGATGGCGAAGTAG
- a CDS encoding glycerophosphodiester phosphodiesterase: protein MGVEPENTLRSFVRAEQAGMDAIELDLHLSKDGALAVMHDADVARTTDGSGLIAEKTLAELRGLDAGQGERVPVFEEVLDAVGSPVQAEIKDVAAARALAEVMLRRDLAGRVEVSSFHDEAVAEIARLVPGVRTVLIASRWGGDVVERATAVGAATLALNIRRLTLEVVERAHGEGLKVIGWVVNTQDHLRLVRALGLDGATTDFPEIRRAGRFTA, encoded by the coding sequence ATGGGGGTCGAACCGGAGAACACGCTGCGGTCCTTCGTCCGCGCGGAGCAGGCCGGGATGGACGCCATCGAGCTGGATCTCCATCTGAGCAAGGACGGCGCGCTCGCCGTGATGCACGATGCCGACGTGGCGCGCACCACCGACGGCAGCGGGCTGATCGCTGAGAAGACGCTGGCCGAGCTGCGCGGGCTGGACGCCGGGCAGGGCGAGCGGGTGCCCGTCTTCGAGGAGGTCCTCGACGCCGTGGGTTCACCGGTCCAGGCGGAGATCAAGGATGTCGCGGCGGCGCGCGCACTGGCCGAGGTGATGCTGCGGCGCGACCTCGCCGGCCGGGTCGAGGTGTCCTCGTTCCACGACGAGGCCGTCGCCGAGATCGCACGGCTGGTACCGGGAGTCCGGACCGTACTCATCGCCAGCCGCTGGGGCGGTGATGTGGTGGAGCGGGCGACGGCGGTGGGCGCGGCGACACTCGCGCTGAACATCCGCCGCCTCACGCTGGAGGTCGTCGAGCGGGCGCACGGCGAGGGTCTGAAGGTGATCGGCTGGGTGGTGAACACCCAGGACCATCTGCGTCTGGTGCGCGCGCTGGGCCTGGACGGCGCGACGACCGACTTCCCGGAGATCCGCCGCGCCGGCCGGTTCACCGCCTGA
- a CDS encoding lysophospholipid acyltransferase family protein, producing MAELVYRPVIGAARTLFKALDLKIDTQGSEHIPKTGGAVLVSNHISYLDFIFTGLGALPQKRLVRFMAKESVFRHRISGPLMRGMKHIPVDRNQGEDAYAHALESLRSGEIVGVFPEATISQSFTLKSFKSGAARLAQEAGVPLIPMALWGTQRLWTKGRPRNFRRSHIPVTIRVGEPMEAPADQYAGAITRRLRERVQELLEAAQRAYPVRPKDASDTWWVPAHLGGTAPTPAEVRELG from the coding sequence ATGGCAGAACTCGTCTATCGGCCGGTCATCGGCGCCGCTCGCACTTTGTTCAAGGCGCTGGACCTGAAGATCGACACTCAGGGTTCGGAGCACATCCCGAAGACCGGCGGTGCGGTACTGGTCAGCAATCACATCAGCTATCTGGACTTCATCTTCACGGGTCTCGGCGCCCTGCCGCAGAAGCGGCTCGTCCGGTTCATGGCGAAGGAATCGGTCTTCCGGCACCGGATCTCCGGCCCGCTGATGCGCGGGATGAAGCACATCCCGGTCGACCGGAACCAGGGTGAGGACGCGTACGCGCACGCGCTCGAATCGCTGCGGTCCGGTGAGATCGTCGGTGTGTTCCCCGAGGCGACCATCTCGCAGTCGTTCACGCTCAAGAGCTTCAAGTCGGGCGCCGCACGGCTGGCCCAGGAAGCCGGCGTACCGCTGATCCCGATGGCCCTGTGGGGTACACAGCGGCTCTGGACCAAGGGACGGCCGCGCAATTTCCGGCGCAGCCACATCCCGGTCACCATCCGGGTCGGGGAGCCGATGGAGGCGCCCGCCGACCAGTACGCCGGTGCGATCACCCGACGGCTGCGCGAGCGGGTCCAGGAGCTCCTCGAAGCGGCGCAGCGGGCCTATCCGGTGCGCCCGAAGGACGCGAGCGACACCTGGTGGGTACCCGCCCATCTCGGCGGTACGGCTCCGACGCCCGCCGAGGTGCGCGAGCTCGGCTGA
- a CDS encoding TlpA family protein disulfide reductase: protein MDVQAGSDRLDASQLGAELGDRATLVQFSSAFCQPCRATRRTLAEVAGMVEGVAHIEIDAEAHLTLVRQLDISSTPTVLVLDAHGEVVRRATGQPRTVDVVAALGRAM, encoded by the coding sequence GTGGACGTGCAGGCAGGCAGCGACAGGCTCGACGCGTCCCAACTCGGCGCGGAACTGGGGGATCGGGCCACCCTCGTCCAGTTCTCCAGCGCCTTCTGCCAGCCCTGCCGGGCCACCCGCCGCACGCTCGCGGAGGTGGCCGGAATGGTCGAGGGGGTCGCCCACATCGAGATCGACGCGGAGGCGCATCTCACTCTCGTGAGGCAGCTGGACATCAGCAGTACGCCGACCGTCCTGGTGCTCGACGCGCACGGAGAGGTCGTCCGCCGGGCCACCGGGCAGCCACGCACCGTCGACGTGGTGGCGGCACTGGGCCGGGCCATGTGA
- a CDS encoding SDR family oxidoreductase — translation MNGTGRANGSGALEGAVVAVAGAAGPAGRATLLRLAEAGATVVASDAHPERLAEAVDAARYAHGGATVTGDTVDLLDLAAAREWAARTEKEFGRIDGLVHLVGGWRGSASFGETELADWDVLEKLLIRTVQSTSLAFHEGLQRSDRGRYVLISAAGASKPTAGNAAYASAKAAAEAWTLALGDAFRRAGGDEGPKTAAAILVIKALVHDAMRAERPNAKFAGYTDVKELAEAIAGVWDKPAAEVNGKRLWLTPQP, via the coding sequence ATGAACGGAACCGGTAGGGCCAATGGGAGCGGTGCGCTCGAAGGCGCCGTGGTCGCGGTGGCCGGAGCGGCGGGACCCGCGGGCCGGGCGACGCTGCTGCGGCTCGCCGAGGCGGGCGCGACCGTCGTCGCGTCCGACGCCCACCCCGAGCGGCTCGCCGAGGCGGTCGACGCGGCGAGGTACGCCCACGGCGGCGCGACCGTCACCGGCGACACCGTGGATCTGCTCGACCTGGCCGCAGCCCGGGAGTGGGCGGCCAGGACCGAGAAGGAGTTCGGCCGGATCGACGGCCTGGTCCACCTCGTCGGCGGCTGGCGCGGCAGCGCCTCCTTCGGTGAGACCGAGCTGGCCGACTGGGACGTGCTGGAAAAGCTCCTGATCCGCACGGTCCAGTCCACCTCGCTCGCCTTCCATGAAGGGCTGCAGCGCAGCGACCGGGGCCGCTACGTGCTGATCAGCGCGGCCGGGGCGAGCAAGCCCACCGCGGGCAACGCCGCCTACGCGTCGGCCAAGGCCGCGGCCGAGGCATGGACGCTCGCGCTGGGCGACGCCTTCCGCAGGGCGGGGGGCGACGAGGGGCCGAAGACCGCGGCTGCGATCCTGGTCATCAAGGCACTGGTGCACGACGCGATGCGCGCCGAGCGCCCGAATGCGAAGTTCGCGGGCTACACCGACGTCAAGGAGCTGGCCGAGGCCATCGCCGGCGTCTGGGACAAGCCCGCCGCAGAAGTGAACGGAAAGCGCCTGTGGCTGACCCCGCAACCGTAA
- a CDS encoding flavin reductase family protein, translating to MTATPDLATARTASPGLLRSVFRQHAAGVAVITAAGDGPVGFTATSLNSVAAEPPLISFGVGTSSSSWPVIADAEHIGVHILGEHQEELAARFARSGADRFGPATDWREGPEGVPLLDGVPAWLVCRVVDRIPAGDHRIVIAQAVVGDPAGGGRPLVYHQGRFTALRD from the coding sequence ATGACGGCCACACCCGATCTCGCCACCGCCCGGACGGCTTCGCCCGGCCTTCTCCGCTCCGTCTTCAGGCAGCACGCCGCAGGCGTCGCCGTGATCACCGCGGCCGGTGACGGCCCGGTCGGCTTCACCGCCACCTCGCTCAACTCCGTCGCCGCCGAGCCGCCGCTCATCTCGTTCGGTGTGGGTACCTCCTCCTCCAGCTGGCCGGTGATCGCCGACGCCGAGCACATCGGAGTCCACATACTCGGCGAGCACCAGGAGGAGCTGGCCGCCAGGTTCGCCCGCAGTGGCGCCGACCGGTTCGGCCCGGCGACGGACTGGCGTGAGGGCCCCGAGGGCGTACCGCTTCTGGACGGGGTGCCGGCCTGGCTGGTCTGCCGCGTGGTGGACCGTATTCCGGCGGGGGACCACCGCATCGTCATCGCCCAAGCCGTGGTCGGCGATCCGGCCGGAGGCGGCCGTCCGCTGGTCTACCACCAGGGGCGATTCACGGCTCTGCGAGACTGA